The following coding sequences lie in one Candidatus Eremiobacteraceae bacterium genomic window:
- a CDS encoding serine hydrolase encodes MSVAPRAPDEDTLSRAVADALEASELRDDAAAVVIDVDRGSSAHWRADEDIYPASIVKLALMAEASNRFASGSLSPDDPIIVARSNITANPEPSPLVEGAQASVSELVALMIERSDNIATNQLIDVLDRERVTSAMRALGLARFRLGRKLSGSEPLVEGLDVGERNSMRPSETAQLLRLIADDAVPGAVEQRALLVRCTDGAKLAAGVARGDRFMHKTGVTSAVNHDAGILQTADGRRFVIVLYTRRGTHDSAHADARMASWMRVMRGHLNA; translated from the coding sequence TTGAGCGTCGCGCCGCGCGCGCCGGATGAGGACACGCTTTCGCGCGCCGTGGCCGACGCGTTGGAGGCGTCGGAGCTGCGCGACGACGCAGCCGCGGTTGTCATCGATGTGGATCGCGGCAGCAGCGCTCATTGGCGCGCGGACGAGGACATCTATCCCGCGAGCATCGTCAAGCTCGCGCTCATGGCCGAGGCCTCTAACCGATTTGCTTCGGGGTCGCTGTCTCCTGACGATCCGATCATCGTCGCGCGATCCAATATCACGGCCAACCCCGAGCCGAGCCCGCTGGTCGAAGGCGCGCAGGCGAGCGTGAGCGAGCTGGTCGCGCTCATGATCGAGCGCTCCGATAACATCGCGACCAATCAGCTCATCGACGTGCTCGACCGCGAACGGGTCACCTCGGCGATGCGCGCGCTCGGTCTCGCACGGTTCCGCCTGGGTCGCAAGTTGTCGGGCTCGGAGCCGCTGGTCGAGGGTCTGGACGTCGGCGAGCGCAATTCGATGCGGCCGTCCGAGACCGCGCAGCTGCTGCGGCTGATCGCAGACGATGCGGTTCCGGGCGCGGTCGAGCAACGTGCGTTGCTGGTGCGCTGTACCGACGGCGCGAAGCTTGCGGCCGGCGTGGCGCGCGGCGATCGATTCATGCATAAGACCGGCGTGACGAGCGCAGTGAACCACGACGCGGGGATCTTACAGACGGCGGATGGGCGCCGCTTTGTCATCGTGCTGTACACGCGACGCGGAACACATGATAGCGCGCACGCCGATGCCAGGATGGCGTCATGGATGCGCGTTATGCGCGGTCACCTCAACGCCTAG
- a CDS encoding phosphodiester glycosidase family protein yields the protein MQRERHGVVGAGRQGEDQQPAEEAERAQGPPGTPPHIRFVSQIKMMSSHRTRVFSARLWFTACACALAIGAVRADEPPAISIDNDGTFAFRAATFVQPAGWPLITGAQRASEHIGPGVEFERWRLSSAAGPLTLSIARVDLRDPRVALAVGTRYDRIVGPGEPLSTMADRRAAEIGINADYFDISGGGEPTNLVLANGIVQHAPNGRAVLLVGDGNLIAMGPVTWKMQLIAANGTSMNVDAINDWTHGSRLMLFTQSFGMPGQADAAAELSLAPTADGRYQVLRSESDALTFLPLRPSDLGVAARGDAAVTLLQQFHEGDVVTLTQTLAPQLPGMREGVGGGPLLLRDGALYDDPDSPSPEERDVRYPLTGAGTSADGATLWLVTVDGRAPARSVGITRPMFASLFSALGAATAMAFDSGGSTEMVARRLGDPHVSVANVPSDGRERSVADGLFVLNSATPGPPQTLVLRAPAPAVLAGSHIAVAAQSVDANDQPVPTDGAVAYSVSPASAAVISPQGMFTARAAGGVTVTARSAQASGELHLDVVSRVDELRIAGVQRVYPPGATFALSVQAARADGSAIAIDPDAIAWSSSGDGGSVDAQGAFKSSGVPSRADVVARAGGARATATLLIGAHEVGLGGAMLPGDGAGRWHLTTVPKDLAAALDAAKAPDGSPALHLSFDFGDQRATRAAFIENDVPLPGEPLVVSVDAYGDGSGAWLRIGYRNGDGVSDSMTLARHITWKGWRNVRAEVPPQARWPIALTKIYLVAPPSEHYAGDLWLRDLGVWYAGPRPPGSVALTRARD from the coding sequence ATGCAGCGCGAACGCCACGGCGTCGTCGGCGCGGGCCGGCAAGGAGAGGACCAGCAGCCCGCCGAGGAGGCAGAGCGCGCGCAGGGACCGCCCGGAACGCCGCCGCACATCAGGTTCGTGTCTCAGATCAAGATGATGTCGTCCCATCGTACGCGCGTGTTCAGCGCCCGCCTCTGGTTTACCGCCTGCGCGTGCGCGCTGGCGATCGGCGCGGTCCGCGCGGATGAGCCGCCTGCCATCAGCATCGACAACGATGGCACCTTCGCGTTCCGCGCCGCGACGTTCGTGCAGCCGGCGGGCTGGCCGCTCATCACTGGCGCGCAGCGCGCAAGCGAGCATATCGGCCCGGGCGTGGAGTTCGAGCGCTGGCGGCTGTCGAGCGCGGCGGGGCCGCTCACGCTGTCCATCGCGCGCGTCGACTTGCGCGACCCGCGCGTCGCGCTTGCCGTGGGCACGCGTTATGACCGCATCGTCGGGCCCGGCGAACCGCTCTCGACGATGGCGGACCGGCGCGCCGCCGAGATCGGCATCAATGCGGACTACTTCGACATCAGCGGTGGCGGCGAGCCGACGAATCTCGTGCTGGCGAACGGCATCGTGCAGCACGCGCCCAACGGCCGCGCCGTGCTGCTGGTCGGTGACGGCAACCTTATCGCGATGGGCCCGGTGACGTGGAAGATGCAGCTCATCGCAGCGAACGGCACGAGCATGAACGTCGACGCCATCAACGATTGGACCCACGGCTCGCGTTTGATGCTGTTCACGCAATCCTTCGGCATGCCCGGGCAGGCCGATGCCGCGGCGGAGCTCTCGCTCGCGCCGACCGCCGACGGCCGCTATCAAGTGCTGCGCAGCGAGAGCGACGCGCTGACATTCCTACCGCTGCGCCCGAGCGATCTCGGCGTTGCCGCGCGCGGCGACGCGGCGGTGACGCTGCTGCAGCAGTTCCACGAGGGCGACGTCGTGACGCTGACGCAGACGCTTGCGCCGCAGCTTCCCGGAATGCGCGAGGGCGTCGGGGGCGGCCCGCTGTTGCTGCGCGACGGAGCGCTCTACGACGATCCGGATTCGCCGTCGCCCGAGGAGCGCGACGTGCGTTACCCGTTGACCGGCGCCGGAACGTCGGCGGACGGCGCGACGCTGTGGCTGGTCACGGTTGACGGGCGCGCGCCGGCGCGGTCGGTGGGGATCACGCGTCCGATGTTCGCGTCGTTGTTCAGCGCATTAGGCGCGGCGACCGCGATGGCGTTCGACAGCGGGGGTTCCACGGAGATGGTCGCGCGCCGGCTGGGCGATCCCCACGTGAGCGTCGCCAACGTGCCGTCGGACGGCCGCGAACGATCGGTCGCGGACGGCCTGTTCGTGCTCAACTCGGCGACGCCGGGGCCGCCGCAGACGCTGGTGCTGCGCGCACCTGCGCCGGCGGTGCTGGCCGGCAGCCACATCGCGGTCGCAGCGCAAAGCGTCGACGCGAACGATCAACCGGTGCCCACCGATGGCGCGGTCGCATACTCCGTCTCGCCGGCGTCGGCGGCCGTTATCAGCCCGCAGGGCATGTTCACGGCGCGTGCCGCTGGCGGTGTCACGGTGACCGCTCGCAGCGCTCAGGCGAGCGGCGAGCTGCACCTCGATGTCGTCTCGCGCGTCGACGAGCTGCGCATCGCCGGCGTGCAGCGCGTATATCCCCCAGGAGCGACCTTTGCGCTCTCGGTGCAGGCCGCACGCGCGGACGGCTCTGCGATCGCGATCGATCCAGATGCCATCGCGTGGTCGAGTTCCGGCGACGGCGGCAGCGTTGACGCCCAGGGGGCGTTCAAGAGCTCCGGCGTGCCCTCGCGCGCAGACGTCGTCGCGCGCGCGGGCGGAGCACGCGCAACGGCGACATTGCTGATCGGTGCCCACGAGGTGGGTCTCGGCGGTGCGATGCTGCCGGGCGACGGTGCTGGGCGCTGGCACTTGACGACCGTGCCCAAAGATCTCGCCGCGGCGTTGGATGCGGCCAAGGCGCCTGACGGTTCCCCGGCTCTTCACTTGAGTTTCGATTTCGGAGATCAGCGCGCGACACGCGCGGCCTTCATCGAAAACGACGTGCCGCTGCCCGGTGAGCCGCTTGTCGTGAGCGTGGATGCGTACGGCGACGGCAGCGGCGCGTGGCTGCGCATCGGATATCGCAACGGCGACGGCGTCAGCGACAGCATGACGCTGGCGCGCCACATCACGTGGAAGGGTTGGCGCAACGTGCGCGCCGAGGTGC